A stretch of the Clostridium botulinum genome encodes the following:
- a CDS encoding DUF488 domain-containing protein, producing the protein MKCYTIGLSTRKLDDFLNLIKIYGIDCIMDIRSNPYSIDKENNVYDKEIIEKYIKQCGINYIYMGKELGHERIKGELKDSGFSEVIGNSVINKGLHRIVEGIKRGHRIAIMCTEKNPFHCSRAIVLGYALKNMGIDLEHIISDIKSKTQERIEEEIFITYEPILKKRFVNLTVQDIVEYDDYDNINAKDIKNIKRMVIEEGYKRKFQELKS; encoded by the coding sequence ATGAAATGTTATACAATAGGACTTTCTACTAGAAAATTAGATGATTTTCTAAATTTAATAAAGATATATGGTATTGATTGTATTATGGACATAAGAAGTAATCCTTATAGTATAGATAAAGAAAATAATGTATATGACAAAGAAATTATTGAAAAATATATTAAACAATGCGGAATAAATTATATATATATGGGTAAAGAGTTGGGGCATGAAAGAATTAAAGGTGAATTAAAAGATAGTGGTTTTAGTGAGGTTATAGGAAATAGTGTTATTAATAAAGGACTTCACAGAATAGTTGAAGGAATTAAAAGAGGTCATAGAATAGCTATAATGTGCACTGAAAAAAATCCATTTCATTGTAGCAGAGCGATTGTATTAGGTTATGCATTGAAAAATATGGGCATTGATTTAGAACATATAATAAGTGATATAAAATCAAAAACTCAAGAAAGAATAGAAGAAGAAATTTTTATAACATATGAACCTATATTAAAAAAAAGATTTGTAAATTTAACAGTTCAAGATATAGTTGAATACGATGATTATGATAATATTAATGCAAAAGATATAAAAAATATAAAAAGAATGGTTATAGAAGAAGGATATAAGAGAAAATTTCAAGAATTAAAAAGTTAA
- a CDS encoding acyl-CoA dehydratase activase-related protein yields the protein MKIGIPKGLLYCRYYPFIKKFLLELGVEFIVSEDTNKTILNNGVKYSVDEACLPIKIFHGHVVSLVGKCDLIIIPRIMSIRKKEFICPKFCGIPEMIKNSIPNLPKITELPIDISSPKSLYNWCRYIGKYVGAKSGDIKRAYYRAIITQKNFKTGIEDNEYKINIGLLGHPYNVYDNFVNMNLVKKLHGFGVGVVTEEVVEEQEIEDEINKLFKRPFWSFARNAYGAAGNFYKNKKVDGIIYISSFACGIDSVVVELIKNRIEDFPLLILKVDEQTGEAGFSTRIEAFVDMIERGKKIENNISKLG from the coding sequence ATGAAGATAGGTATTCCTAAAGGACTATTATATTGCAGATATTATCCTTTTATAAAAAAATTTTTATTGGAATTAGGAGTAGAATTTATAGTTTCAGAGGATACAAATAAAACCATTCTTAATAATGGCGTGAAGTATTCTGTAGATGAGGCATGTCTTCCTATAAAAATATTTCATGGACATGTAGTAAGTTTAGTAGGCAAATGTGATTTAATCATAATTCCTAGGATAATGAGTATTAGAAAAAAAGAATTTATATGTCCTAAATTTTGTGGTATTCCAGAAATGATAAAAAACTCTATACCTAATTTGCCTAAAATTACAGAACTTCCTATAGATATATCTTCTCCAAAAAGTTTATATAATTGGTGTAGATATATTGGAAAATATGTTGGAGCTAAATCAGGTGATATAAAGAGAGCATATTATAGAGCAATAATTACACAGAAAAACTTTAAAACGGGTATTGAGGATAATGAATATAAGATAAATATTGGATTATTAGGACATCCATATAATGTATATGATAACTTTGTTAATATGAATTTGGTAAAAAAGTTACATGGATTTGGAGTAGGAGTAGTTACTGAAGAAGTTGTTGAGGAACAAGAGATTGAAGATGAAATTAATAAGCTTTTTAAAAGACCATTTTGGAGTTTTGCAAGAAATGCTTATGGAGCAGCTGGAAATTTTTATAAAAATAAGAAAGTGGATGGAATTATATATATATCTTCATTTGCATGTGGTATAGATTCAGTTGTAGTAGAGCTTATAAAAAATAGAATAGAGGATTTTCCTCTATTAATTTTAAAGGTGGATGAGCAGACAGGAGAAGCTGGATTTAGTACAAGAATCGAGGCTTTTGTAGATATGATAGAAAGGGGAAAAAAAATTGAAAATAACATTTCCAAACTTGGGTAA
- a CDS encoding AAA domain-containing protein, with translation MNTRERLKNIIYYLISVKNMNSKVTKNILEYKKVFWEKNLVTKGCILKIEKSGDRYIEINKKSGDIYNEFSKLYPKLLKEQDNIEIIWGYCFITLKIKNKKIAHPLFSYRCNLIFDELKEMYILKPINEFQMEIQILDHMKCNNLEKLLETKNYIEDSFKSINKLDDLNKVSKIFNDKLKIKIEKFRKINSNIINYNDINIENKIQIYNEPIIIIRNYHKNSWNKELNNMLKMINRNEYIPGSVKSLVDKNYISTEEDLKWQDIGKDILYSLPYNKEQRSIGESIAENFGVVVQGPPGTGKTYSIANLISHLLAHNKRILITSTKYKSLEPLINMIPKEIRSLCINYNENKLENLSQIYHSVIGVIEKIQLNSEKTIIEIKNIQRQLELCRKRKNVIYKKMEISNNLQEKEIHYLGRKYKIRHIEKWLEKYKSQYSWIEDDISSMKKPPVTDAKFSRLLYIMSNTTKDEISQLNDIGGLLYNIPPYYDLFGKIKRKFEIQRNYNEYKLAVKDWCISYNCHYDYEYILKLLKKTQRFLITLEDSWLQNILNCAKRGEIIKVVLQQAILKCNYYIKKLGSIKKEIYGQSVEIPKDMDLTILLEKLEIIYKQYEQKGKINKIFRLLHSDCEEVIKKCLINCKIMDGKESVKIAKLYVEQTIIEQDLINLWNDSMSEYGAENIQDINLEVITNLEEYINKIDIIINWDTKVVDKITNSMREIVFLNNIDWYNEETYNKLQKGVMSIKYISEYEGIKSYIGNIEKLMSKVNGFNDIVQAIKENDIVSLKQCYKKIDRLKTIMPSITEMEYILEKIEKSCPKLIDKLMDEKDRVNMLIKYKNFSIAWFWRQLDYILKDEYNKFKLENINKEIEVEIQREQALIQKLSIKRCWHNTISKISEEEKRSLYSYKEAISRLGKASGKNSLNYLRLAQQELNNFKKFMPVWIMPLDEVIENLSLSEKLFDVVIMDDASDMNIFAISALFRAEKAIIFGDDNEINIENTIQNYKQVKSLAKKYLTDIPNWQWFDMKTSIYSTALRIFPLTVTLKENLRSLPEIINFSNELCYSNKIITHKDKKIFGELWSAINTVKVDGLRDKDKPINVNEAKAIVEQIEQCCKNPIYDGMSMGVISLLGDEQGELINNLLKNKMGDEEMKNRKIICGNPYTLQGEERDIIFLSMVISNNVKFATLTKDADIRRFNVATSRAKRQMWLFHSVNLEDLNEECVRAKLLNYCINFKVINKKLRIA, from the coding sequence ATGAACACCAGAGAAAGGCTGAAAAACATTATTTATTATCTAATTAGTGTAAAAAATATGAATTCAAAGGTTACAAAAAACATTTTAGAATATAAGAAAGTTTTTTGGGAAAAAAACTTAGTAACTAAAGGGTGTATTTTAAAAATTGAAAAAAGCGGTGACAGATATATAGAAATAAATAAAAAAAGTGGAGACATATATAATGAATTTTCAAAGTTATATCCTAAACTATTAAAAGAACAAGATAATATAGAAATTATTTGGGGATATTGTTTTATTACTTTGAAGATAAAAAATAAAAAAATAGCACATCCTTTGTTTTCTTATAGATGTAATCTAATTTTTGATGAGTTAAAAGAAATGTATATATTGAAACCTATAAATGAGTTCCAAATGGAAATTCAAATATTAGATCATATGAAATGTAATAATTTAGAGAAATTATTAGAAACTAAGAATTACATAGAAGATAGTTTTAAGTCTATAAATAAACTAGATGATTTAAATAAAGTATCTAAAATTTTTAATGATAAATTAAAGATAAAGATTGAAAAGTTTAGAAAAATAAACAGTAATATAATTAATTATAATGATATTAATATAGAAAATAAAATTCAAATATATAATGAACCCATAATAATTATAAGAAATTATCATAAAAATTCTTGGAATAAAGAATTAAATAATATGTTAAAGATGATAAATCGTAATGAATATATACCTGGTTCTGTTAAATCACTAGTGGATAAGAATTATATAAGTACAGAGGAAGATTTAAAGTGGCAGGATATAGGAAAAGATATTTTATATTCATTACCTTATAATAAGGAACAACGTAGTATAGGTGAAAGCATAGCCGAAAACTTTGGTGTGGTTGTTCAAGGACCACCTGGAACAGGCAAAACCTATTCTATAGCAAATCTTATTTCTCATCTTTTAGCACATAACAAAAGAATCTTAATAACAAGTACTAAATATAAATCTCTTGAACCATTAATCAATATGATACCAAAGGAAATCAGATCTTTATGCATTAATTATAATGAAAATAAATTAGAAAATTTATCTCAAATATACCATTCCGTAATCGGCGTAATAGAAAAAATTCAATTGAATTCAGAAAAAACAATTATCGAAATTAAAAATATCCAAAGACAATTAGAGTTATGTAGAAAAAGAAAAAATGTTATATATAAAAAAATGGAGATATCTAATAATCTTCAAGAGAAGGAAATTCATTATTTAGGTAGAAAATATAAAATAAGACATATAGAAAAGTGGTTAGAAAAATATAAAAGTCAGTATTCGTGGATTGAGGATGATATAAGTTCAATGAAAAAGCCACCTGTTACAGATGCTAAATTTTCTAGACTACTATATATAATGAGCAATACTACTAAAGATGAAATCTCTCAATTAAATGATATTGGAGGCTTGTTATATAATATACCGCCATATTATGATTTGTTTGGAAAAATAAAAAGAAAATTTGAAATACAAAGAAATTATAATGAATATAAATTAGCAGTTAAAGATTGGTGTATATCATATAATTGTCATTATGATTATGAATATATACTTAAGTTATTGAAAAAAACTCAAAGATTTTTAATTACATTAGAAGATAGTTGGCTACAAAATATTTTAAATTGTGCAAAGAGGGGAGAAATCATAAAGGTTGTACTTCAGCAGGCAATTTTGAAGTGTAATTATTATATAAAAAAACTAGGTAGTATCAAAAAGGAGATATATGGTCAAAGTGTAGAGATTCCTAAAGATATGGATTTAACCATATTGCTAGAAAAATTAGAAATTATTTATAAACAATATGAGCAAAAAGGTAAAATTAATAAAATTTTTAGATTGCTTCATAGTGATTGTGAAGAGGTAATAAAAAAGTGTTTAATTAATTGCAAAATAATGGATGGAAAAGAATCAGTTAAGATAGCTAAGTTATATGTTGAACAAACTATAATAGAACAAGATTTAATAAATTTATGGAATGATTCAATGAGTGAATATGGAGCTGAAAATATACAAGATATAAATTTGGAGGTGATAACAAATTTAGAAGAGTATATTAATAAAATTGATATTATCATTAATTGGGATACTAAGGTTGTAGATAAGATAACTAATTCAATGAGAGAAATTGTATTTTTAAACAATATAGATTGGTATAATGAAGAAACATATAATAAACTTCAAAAAGGTGTAATGAGTATTAAATATATAAGTGAATATGAAGGTATAAAAAGTTATATAGGAAATATAGAAAAATTAATGAGTAAAGTTAATGGATTTAACGATATTGTACAAGCTATTAAAGAAAATGATATTGTTTCATTAAAACAGTGTTATAAAAAAATAGACAGGCTTAAAACTATAATGCCAAGCATTACAGAAATGGAATATATATTGGAAAAGATAGAAAAAAGCTGTCCTAAGTTAATAGATAAGCTTATGGATGAAAAAGATAGGGTTAATATGCTCATTAAATATAAAAATTTTAGTATAGCTTGGTTTTGGAGACAGTTAGACTATATACTAAAAGATGAATACAATAAATTTAAATTAGAAAATATAAATAAAGAAATTGAAGTTGAAATTCAGCGAGAACAGGCATTAATACAAAAATTATCTATTAAGAGATGTTGGCATAATACCATTTCAAAAATAAGTGAAGAAGAAAAAAGAAGTTTATATTCATATAAAGAAGCTATTAGTAGATTGGGAAAAGCATCAGGTAAAAATTCTTTAAATTATTTAAGGTTAGCACAACAAGAATTAAATAACTTTAAAAAGTTTATGCCTGTTTGGATTATGCCATTGGATGAAGTTATAGAAAATTTAAGCTTATCTGAAAAATTATTTGATGTTGTTATTATGGATGATGCAAGTGACATGAATATTTTTGCAATATCTGCATTATTTAGAGCTGAAAAAGCTATTATTTTTGGTGATGACAATGAAATTAATATTGAAAATACTATTCAAAATTATAAACAGGTAAAATCATTGGCAAAAAAATATTTAACGGATATTCCTAATTGGCAGTGGTTTGATATGAAAACTAGTATATATTCTACAGCTCTTAGAATATTTCCATTAACAGTAACATTAAAAGAAAACTTAAGATCTTTACCTGAAATAATCAATTTCAGTAATGAGTTATGTTATTCAAATAAGATAATAACACATAAAGACAAAAAGATATTTGGGGAGTTATGGTCAGCTATTAATACTGTGAAAGTTGATGGATTAAGAGATAAAGATAAACCTATTAATGTTAATGAAGCAAAAGCTATAGTTGAACAAATAGAACAATGTTGTAAAAATCCAATATACGATGGAATGTCTATGGGGGTAATATCCTTGTTAGGAGATGAGCAAGGAGAATTAATAAATAATCTATTAAAGAATAAAATGGGTGACGAAGAAATGAAAAATAGAAAAATAATTTGTGGAAATCCATACACACTTCAAGGAGAGGAGAGAGATATTATATTTTTGTCTATGGTTATAAGTAATAATGTTAAATTTGCTACACTAACTAAAGATGCAGATATAAGACGATTTAATGTAGCAACTAGCAGAGCTAAAAGGCAAATGTGGCTTTTTCATTCAGTAAACTTAGAGGATTTGAATGAGGAGTGTGTAAGAGCAAAACTATTAAATTATTGTATAAACTTTAAGGTTATAAATAAAAAATTAAGAATAGCTTAA
- a CDS encoding 4Fe-4S binding protein — protein MLKLWKKYSFIILIVFIVGGIFNIKIAMAAIVCMLGPLILALLGKGRFWCGNICPRGSFYDNIVKKFSNKKRVPGLLKSKIFRVLVIVFMFYMFGIGIYMNWGNIAGIAMVFYKMIVVTTLVGLILSIFYNHRSWCNFCPMGSIAAFISHFKKNKKTLKVNSSCISCKLCQRKCPMGIVPYDYKGDILKHVDCIQCGECVKYCPKNSIKY, from the coding sequence ATGTTAAAATTGTGGAAAAAATATTCGTTTATTATTCTCATCGTTTTTATAGTTGGGGGTATATTTAATATTAAGATAGCCATGGCAGCTATTGTATGTATGTTAGGACCATTAATACTAGCTTTATTGGGAAAGGGAAGGTTTTGGTGTGGAAATATTTGTCCAAGGGGCAGCTTCTACGATAATATAGTAAAAAAGTTTAGCAATAAAAAGAGGGTTCCGGGGTTACTAAAATCAAAGATTTTTAGAGTGTTAGTTATTGTATTCATGTTTTATATGTTTGGAATAGGTATATATATGAATTGGGGAAATATAGCTGGAATAGCAATGGTTTTTTATAAGATGATAGTAGTTACAACTTTAGTAGGATTGATATTATCTATATTTTATAATCATAGATCTTGGTGCAATTTCTGTCCTATGGGTAGCATTGCTGCCTTTATATCACATTTTAAGAAGAATAAAAAAACATTAAAAGTGAATTCAAGTTGTATATCATGTAAGTTATGCCAAAGAAAATGTCCAATGGGAATAGTTCCGTATGATTATAAAGGGGATATTTTAAAGCATGTAGATTGTATACAATGCGGTGAATGTGTAAAATATTGTCCTAAAAATTCAATAAAATATTAA
- a CDS encoding acyl-CoA dehydratase activase — MYYMGVDVGSVSTDIVLLDEKLDVVEKIYLRTKGKPIQVIQEGIKILQLKYKQDDIKGVGTTGSGRHIAGTLLGADVVKNEITAHAIASLNVNKNVRTIIEIGGQDSKIIILKDGIVRDFAMNTVCAAGTGSFLDRQAERLEIPIEEFGDYALKSDLAVRIAGRCAVFAESDMIHKQQLGYNQSDIIKGLCTALVRNYLNNVGKGKEIKPEIFFQGGVAANKGIKKAFEDELGYKVYVPKNYDVMGAIGVAIMVSELESFNKTKFKGFEIGNSTIISTSFECSGCPNRCEVVNIKDNLKVVGCFGDKCGKWSENI; from the coding sequence ATGTATTATATGGGAGTTGATGTTGGTTCCGTTAGCACAGATATAGTGCTTTTAGATGAAAAATTAGATGTTGTAGAAAAGATATATTTGCGAACTAAGGGAAAGCCAATACAAGTTATACAGGAAGGCATTAAAATATTGCAGTTAAAATATAAACAAGATGATATAAAAGGGGTAGGCACAACAGGAAGTGGAAGACACATAGCAGGGACTCTTTTAGGGGCGGATGTAGTAAAGAATGAAATAACAGCACATGCTATTGCATCTCTTAATGTAAATAAAAATGTTCGAACAATAATAGAAATTGGAGGACAAGATTCTAAAATAATAATATTAAAAGATGGCATAGTAAGAGATTTTGCTATGAATACTGTATGTGCAGCAGGAACAGGATCATTTTTAGATAGACAGGCGGAAAGATTAGAAATACCTATAGAGGAATTTGGTGATTATGCATTAAAATCAGATTTAGCTGTAAGAATTGCTGGCAGATGTGCTGTATTTGCTGAATCAGATATGATACATAAACAGCAGTTAGGATATAATCAATCGGATATAATTAAAGGTTTATGTACAGCACTTGTTAGAAATTATCTTAACAATGTTGGAAAAGGAAAAGAAATTAAACCAGAAATATTTTTCCAAGGAGGGGTAGCTGCAAATAAAGGAATAAAAAAAGCTTTTGAAGATGAATTAGGTTATAAAGTATATGTTCCTAAAAATTATGATGTTATGGGAGCTATTGGTGTAGCTATTATGGTTTCTGAACTTGAAAGTTTTAATAAGACTAAATTTAAAGGATTTGAAATAGGAAATTCTACAATTATTTCTACAAGTTTTGAATGTAGTGGATGTCCTAATAGATGTGAAGTTGTAAATATAAAAGACAATTTAAAGGTTGTTGGATGTTTTGGTGATAAGTGTGGAAAGTGGAGTGAGAATATATAA
- a CDS encoding 2-hydroxyglutaryl-CoA dehydratase, whose translation MKITFPNLGNTYIAAKILFDGLGVEYVVPPMNNKECLDIGVAYSPEEMCTPFKIMIGNYIQSINQGADTILLVGSCGPCRFGEYCELQMNILKKLGYNLKFIVLDKPEDIGKKELLNRIKYISSNSSKGKMNNILAAKRALKAINLIDIIEEKAHYLAGYEINKGQCKSILYKYKRDIWKTNNPIEAIRILENYRKKLNKVPIDKNKNPLKIEIIGEIYTIIDPFSNLNIEDKLMDYGVSSRRKLTPSWWLKDAIMSILNLNSIDIRIASKEYLPYYVGGHARECIGEAVLANNANFHGAIQIFPMGCMPQIVSKAILPKISKDKNFPIMTLVVDEMTGEGGYITRIEAFLDLIERRRKNVLYGS comes from the coding sequence TTGAAAATAACATTTCCAAACTTGGGTAATACGTATATTGCAGCTAAAATATTATTCGATGGGTTAGGAGTAGAGTATGTGGTTCCGCCTATGAATAATAAAGAATGTTTAGATATAGGGGTTGCCTATTCACCAGAAGAAATGTGTACTCCTTTTAAAATTATGATAGGAAATTATATTCAAAGTATAAATCAAGGAGCTGATACCATTCTTTTAGTTGGAAGTTGCGGACCTTGCCGATTCGGTGAATATTGTGAATTGCAAATGAATATTTTAAAAAAGTTAGGTTATAATTTAAAATTTATAGTTTTAGATAAACCGGAGGATATAGGAAAAAAAGAATTATTAAACAGAATAAAATACATATCATCAAATAGTAGTAAAGGTAAGATGAATAATATTTTAGCAGCTAAAAGAGCATTAAAAGCTATAAATTTGATTGATATTATTGAAGAAAAAGCACACTATCTTGCTGGTTATGAAATAAATAAGGGGCAGTGTAAAAGCATTCTTTATAAGTATAAAAGAGATATTTGGAAAACTAATAATCCTATAGAAGCTATAAGGATTTTAGAGAATTATAGAAAAAAATTAAATAAAGTTCCTATAGACAAAAATAAAAATCCATTAAAGATTGAAATAATAGGTGAGATTTATACTATAATAGATCCATTTTCAAATCTTAACATAGAGGATAAGCTTATGGATTATGGAGTATCAAGTAGAAGAAAACTAACTCCTAGTTGGTGGCTAAAGGACGCTATAATGAGTATTTTAAATCTAAATTCTATTGATATAAGAATTGCTTCAAAAGAATACTTGCCATATTATGTAGGGGGTCATGCTAGAGAATGCATAGGAGAAGCAGTACTTGCAAATAATGCAAATTTTCATGGTGCAATTCAAATATTTCCAATGGGATGCATGCCACAAATTGTAAGTAAGGCTATACTTCCTAAGATTTCAAAGGATAAAAATTTTCCAATAATGACTTTGGTAGTAGATGAAATGACAGGTGAAGGTGGATATATCACTAGAATTGAAGCATTTTTAGATCTAATTGAAAGGAGAAGGAAGAATGTATTATATGGGAGTTGA
- a CDS encoding DMT family transporter, with the protein MNNKTKAVVYMLLSALGFAFMGAMVKLAGKLPVIEKVFFRNLISLFVAFGVLRKVNGPILGKRENQKYLLARALLGLTGMFLYFYSIDNLVLADSAMLNKLSPFFITLFAIMFLKEELTGMKVISMIIVFIGAILVIKPQWNLSIIPALAGFISAAFAGGAYTIVRYLKDRESPSTIVFYFSLVSVVGALPFMLAKFVMPSKIQFLYLILTGVFAAIAQFSLTYSYKYAPASEVAIYNYVNIVFSAMIGFFIWEEIPDKLSILGGVIILLMATVVYLHNRKKQS; encoded by the coding sequence ATGAACAATAAAACAAAAGCAGTAGTATATATGTTATTATCTGCCTTGGGATTTGCTTTTATGGGTGCTATGGTTAAACTTGCAGGAAAGTTACCAGTTATAGAAAAAGTATTTTTTAGAAATTTAATAAGCTTATTTGTTGCTTTTGGGGTATTAAGAAAAGTGAATGGACCTATATTGGGGAAAAGAGAAAATCAAAAATATTTATTAGCAAGAGCTCTTTTAGGACTTACAGGAATGTTTTTGTATTTTTATTCAATAGACAATTTAGTACTTGCAGATTCAGCTATGCTTAATAAATTATCTCCATTTTTCATAACTTTATTTGCTATAATGTTTTTAAAAGAGGAATTAACGGGTATGAAAGTGATTTCTATGATTATTGTTTTTATAGGTGCAATATTGGTTATAAAACCACAGTGGAATCTCAGCATTATACCTGCTTTAGCAGGATTTATATCTGCTGCATTCGCAGGTGGAGCATATACCATAGTTAGATATCTAAAGGATAGAGAAAGTCCTTCTACTATAGTTTTTTATTTTTCCTTAGTGTCGGTAGTAGGAGCACTTCCATTTATGTTAGCTAAATTTGTAATGCCAAGTAAAATACAATTTTTATATTTAATATTGACAGGAGTTTTTGCAGCTATTGCTCAATTTTCCTTAACATATTCTTATAAATATGCTCCAGCATCAGAAGTTGCAATTTATAATTATGTTAATATAGTTTTTTCAGCTATGATAGGATTCTTTATATGGGAGGAAATTCCGGATAAATTAAGCATTTTAGGAGGAGTAATAATACTTCTAATGGCCACAGTAGTATATTTACATAATAGAAAAAAGCAAAGTTAA
- a CDS encoding IS701 family transposase — protein sequence MFQNLIISNELSLYKFFKQLNFDLYLTKPQLEHLEGTMTAMILKGFNGKVSDIAELASKRHRTSITRFLSKSNWDENLLINALKSKVIELIWNKSEKSQKPIYLIIDDTISEKTKPSSKAINPIEKCYFHNSHLKRKTVYGHQLVVALLSCDGLVLPYSIEIYDKSNMSKIDIATKLIKSMPKPVNKGYILCDSWYSCKAIFKASALAGYAYIGALKTNRVIYPKGHERLGIKLHKFATSLNKDSFDLVKVKGKHYYIYNYIGHLNDMKNVSIILSYPKESFQKEGSLKAFISTDLVLKPLDILFKYTDRWVIEPFFRDCKNYLGLDSYQVKSERSILRYLTIMFITYTYCKLYSSKTLQFNTGLKLAKNNFKKAQIIFIYSAALNGQPIEKIFKNLKIA from the coding sequence ATGTTTCAGAACTTAATTATATCAAATGAATTATCACTATACAAATTTTTTAAACAATTAAATTTTGATTTATATCTAACTAAACCTCAATTAGAGCATTTAGAAGGTACTATGACTGCTATGATTTTAAAAGGATTTAATGGTAAAGTATCTGACATAGCGGAGCTTGCTTCTAAAAGGCATAGAACTAGTATTACAAGATTTTTATCTAAAAGCAATTGGGATGAAAATTTATTAATAAATGCTTTGAAATCTAAGGTTATAGAGCTTATTTGGAATAAATCCGAGAAATCACAAAAACCAATTTATTTAATAATTGATGATACTATTTCTGAAAAAACAAAGCCCTCGTCAAAGGCAATAAATCCTATAGAAAAATGTTATTTTCACAATTCACATTTAAAAAGGAAAACAGTATATGGTCATCAATTAGTGGTTGCCTTACTTTCTTGTGATGGTTTAGTTTTACCTTACTCAATAGAAATCTACGATAAGAGTAATATGAGTAAGATAGATATAGCTACTAAATTAATTAAATCAATGCCTAAACCTGTTAATAAAGGGTATATTTTATGTGATAGTTGGTATAGTTGTAAAGCTATTTTTAAAGCTTCTGCGTTAGCAGGCTACGCTTATATTGGTGCACTTAAAACTAATAGAGTTATATATCCTAAAGGTCATGAAAGATTAGGAATAAAATTACATAAATTTGCTACTAGTTTAAATAAAGATTCCTTTGACCTCGTCAAAGTTAAAGGTAAGCATTACTATATTTATAACTATATTGGACACTTAAATGATATGAAAAATGTTTCAATAATTTTAAGTTATCCCAAAGAATCCTTTCAAAAAGAAGGTTCTTTAAAAGCATTTATATCCACAGACCTAGTATTAAAACCTTTAGATATTCTATTTAAATACACCGACAGGTGGGTTATTGAACCATTCTTCAGAGATTGCAAAAATTATTTAGGTTTAGATAGTTATCAAGTAAAAAGTGAAAGAAGTATCCTTCGATATCTTACTATAATGTTTATAACCTATACTTATTGTAAGTTATACTCAAGCAAAACTTTACAATTCAATACAGGGTTAAAATTAGCTAAAAATAATTTTAAAAAAGCTCAAATTATTTTTATTTATTCAGCAGCCTTAAACGGACAACCTATAGAAAAAATTTTTAAAAATTTAAAAATAGCATAA